A region of Gadus morhua chromosome 18, gadMor3.0, whole genome shotgun sequence DNA encodes the following proteins:
- the prr15lb gene encoding proline-rich protein 15-like protein B — MADPSWWKLTFTRKKKSEAKVLYEIPADHDSNTGKKSEQSPGSGPAPGSTGPMDSQLSARLEKIVDKSATKGRHVKVSHSGRFKEKKKVRSTLAENPNLFPEHSLGSENQKNTKHTEK; from the coding sequence ATGGCCGACCCCAGCTGGTGGAAGCTGACCTTCACACGCAAGAAGAAGTCGGAGGCCAAGGTTCTGTACGAGATCCCCGCTGACCATGACAGCAACACGGGGAAGAAGAGCGAGCAGAGCCCCGGGAGCGGGCCGGCCCCCGGCTCCACGGGGCCCATGGACAGCCAGCTCAGCGCCCGGCTGGAGAAGATCGTGGACAAGTCGGCCACCAAGGGGCGCCACGTCAAGGTGTCCCACTCGGGCCGCttcaaggagaagaagaaggttCGCTCCACGCTGGCAGAGAACCCAAACCTCTTCCCCGAGCACAGCCTGGGCAGCGAGAACCAGAAGAACACCAAACACACTGAGAAGTAG
- the pnpo gene encoding pyridoxine-5'-phosphate oxidase produces the protein MTRILRRSALGRICLFGKHLQPTKVFGQKISRQTLCTNSTMDLSNMRKKYKGDEECFEESQLAYLDPIKQFGDWFDNATKCPEIGEANAMCIATATKDGLPSARMVLLKGYSDEGFRFFSNYESRKGGELESNPHACLVFYWAPLNRQIRIEGTVERIPFESSCDYFHSRPKSSQIGAVVSRQSTPVPNRDFLRQKNAELEERFKDTEVPMPDYWGGYMVNPSMIEFWQGQTNRLHDRIVFTKPLNGEASTDGFQHQAEGGWVYQRLSP, from the exons ATGACGCGCATACTCAGAAGATCAGCATTGGGCAGAATTTGCTTGTTTGGTAAGCATTTACAGCCCACGAAAGTGTTTGGTCAGAAGATATCTCGTCAGACTTTGTGTACAAATTCAACCATGGATCTCAGTAACATGAGGAAAAAATACAAGGGAGACGAAGAA tgCTTTGAGGAAAGTCAACTTGCCTACCTGGACCCCATTAAACAGTTTGGGGACTGGTTCGACAATGCCACAAAGTGCCCTGAGATTGGGGAGGCAAATGCAATGTGCATCGCTACTGCAACAAA AGATGGCCTGCCATCGGCCCGCATGGTGCTGCTGAAAGGCTACAGTGACGAGGGCTTCCGTTTCTTCTCCAACTACGAGAGTCGGAAGGGCGGAGAATTG GAAAGCAACCCGCATGCCTGCCTGGTCTTCTACTGGGCGCCACTCAACAGACAG ATTCGTATCGAGGGCACCGTAGAGCGCATCCCGTTCGAGAGCTCTTGTGACTACTTCCACTCCCGACCGAAGAGCAGCCAGATCGGAGCGGTCGTTAGCAGGCAGAGCACCCCGGTCCCCAACAGAGAC TTCCTCAGACAGAAAAATGCTGAACTCGAAGAAAGGTTTAAAGACACAGAGGTGCCAATGCCAGATTATTG GGGCGGCTACATGGTGAACCCCAGCATGATTGAGTTCTGGCAGGGTCAGACCAACCGGCTCCACGACCGCATCGTCTTCACAAAGCCCCTCAACGGAGAGGCCTCCACGGATGGCTTTCAGCACCAGGCCGAGGGCGGCTGGGTGTACCAGCGGCTGTCCCCCTGA